From a region of the Kwoniella mangroviensis CBS 8507 chromosome 1 map unlocalized Ctg01, whole genome shotgun sequence genome:
- a CDS encoding calcium-translocating P-type ATPase, PMCA-type, which produces MTPPPPLIITTDLDNNNNDINPNTNTPPALAPPIDVDQDPTTPPRGRSGSVPISDPSHLSPSRSHLHPNQNTHSPTPSWSSGTIPPSPTLTNSSVHFSEEAVTPTSPVHRTSLALRENDPTADSGMETLKVIGENDPQRHNRGWSIGTWSSEAGTEEDHSNFAPGKTTSKDKDALSRITTGTTAHTKSAEKSKDKKEKKKKSKKSKKSKKDEDGEGEEEEEDRPQAAHIDPDKDTTDPTPFREKPSRLAMLVDPKSLDELEKIGGVEGLLSGLGVDGKTGLRVGTNEGATETGAPRTSSEMPGGNEPQWHTSMDDRRRIYGRNELPERKSKSLLLLMWIAFKDKVLILLSIAAVVSLALGLYQDLGTPPEIIFNDECPAPVGCEEPQVDWVEGVAIVIAIIIVVMVGSVNDWQKERQFKKLNAQREDRTVKCIRGGNEMVVNTKDLVVGDICLLEPGEILPVDGVFLRGHNVRCDESGATGESDAIKKFPYQECIEERNAAQPGDKLKKDCFLISGAKVLEGVGEYVVISVGTNSFNGRIMMSMRGDSENTPLQLKLNKLAELIAKLGSAAGLLLFTALMIRFFVQLKTNPDRSANDKAQSFIQILIIAVTLIVVAVPEGLPLAVTLALAFATKRMTKQNLLVRVLGSCETMANATVVCTDKTGTLTQNEMTVVAGSLGVHGKFVKNLSDNASRSNANDVEGEQVREDFAFEMDEINNVASSELTSLLNEAICINSTAFEDKDEDGNLSFVGSKTETALLKFAKSSGWADWRKTREAYQVIQMIPFSSELKAMGVVVKIGDRYRLYIKGASEVLTKKCVKHVVVSQDQSTDNGLQTVEFNEEIMNNIMKTIIFYANQSLRTIALCYKDFESWPPKGTTQVNATDEVPYEFIARDMTLIAVTGIEDPLRPGVREAVEKCQRAGVAVKMCTGDNVLTARSIANQCGIFTSGGVIMEGPLFRKLSDAERLEIVPRLQILARSSPEDKRLLVHTLKGMGEVVGVTGDGTNDGPALKLANVGFAMGIAGTEVAKEASDIILMDDSFKNIVLAIMWGRCVNDSVKKFLQFQISVNITAVVITFVSAVASSEEQSVLTAVQLLWVNLIMDTFAALALATDPATETSLDRKPDRKNAPLITVEMFKMICVQALYQIIVCLILHFLGLRILGLPHTDQNNTELGALVFNCFVFCQIFNQLNCRRLDRKLNVLEGFFRNYYFIVIFLIMVGGQILIIEVGGAAFQVTRLGGRDWAISLIIGAISLPIGAVVRLLPTGPFEKMLIKLRIYNDPNKLPVVAPEVEDEKYEYNPAINKVKDNLSTYANIRGGRLRASSIVAKSRSAQMKEADIQLPSLLTMVPTLIAGTVGAGAHWVHQTGSASLSNPAGADPSRSTAELFQGKVQLHPQTDRNDPLYTKFGITPPSPVEAASIAASAPSTMGRSRGRSQQRDLEKGGHGQNDQEVLRE; this is translated from the exons ATGACTCCTCCCCCGCCACTCATCATAACCACCGATTTGGATAATAACAACAATGATATCAATCCCAATACCAACACTCCTCCGGCTCTCGCACCTCCCATAGACGTAGATCAAGATCCTACCACGCCACCACGAGGTAGAAGTGGTAGTGTTCCCATCAGCGAtccctcccatctttcccCATCTCGcagtcatcttcatcctaATCAGAATACTCATTCACCCACTCCGTCATGGTCATCAGGAACTATACCGCCTTCACCGACTCTCACCAACTCGTCCGTGCACTTCTCAGAAGAGGCGGTCACACCTACTTCACCCGTTCATCGAACCTCACTCGCTTTGAGGGAAAATGACCCAACTGCCGATTCGGGTATGGAGACACTAAAGGTCATTGGGGAGAATGATCCTCAGAGACATAATAGAGGTTGGTCAATCGGGACTTGGTCATCGGAAGCTGGgaccgaagaagatcattcCAACTTCGCCCCTGGCAAAACTACAAGCAAGGACAAGGATGCGTTGAGTAGGATAACCACCGGTACGACCGCCCACACAAAATCCGCTGAGAAATccaaagataagaaggaaaagaagaagaagagtaagaagagtAAAAAAAGTAaaaaggatgaggatggtgaaggagaggaggaagaagaggacagACCTCAGGCGGCTCATATAGATCCTGATAAGGATACCACGGATCCTACGCCGTTTAGAGAGAAACCATCTCGTTTAGCCATGCTGGTTGACCCCAAATCACTCGAtgaattggagaagatcGGTGGTGTCGAGGGTCTCTTATCCGGTCTAGGTGTAGATGGTAAAACAGGTTTGCGAGTCGGAACGAACGAAGGTGCCACCGAAACCGGTGCGCCCAGAACTTCCTCGGAGATGCCAGGTGGTAATGAACCTCAATGGCATACCAGTATGGACGATAGAAGACGTATATACGGGAGAAACGAATTGCCTGAACGTAAAAGCAAAAGTTTATTATTGCTTATGTGGATTGCTTTCAAGGACAAAGTCTTG ATATTATTGTCTATCGCCGCTGTTGTATCTCTCGCTCTGGGTTTATATCAAGATCTCGGTACTCCACcagaaatcatcttcaatgatgAGTGTCCTGCGCCGGTGGGATGTGAGGAACCTCAAGTGGATTGGGTAGAAGGTGTAGCTATCGTCATtgcaatcatcatcgtcgtcatgGTCGGGTCCGTCAACGATTGGcaaaaagaaagacaatTCAAGAAACTTAATGCTCAACGTGAAGATAGAACCGTCAAATGTATCAGAGGTGGTAATGAGATGGTTGTCAATACTAAAGACTTGGTGGTTGGTGATATCTGTTTATTGGAACCCGGAGAAATTTTACCTGTCGACGGTGTCTTCCTGCGAGGTCATAATGTCAGATGTGACGAATCTGGTGCGACTGGTGAATCCGATGCTATCAAGAAATTCCCCTATCAAGAATGTATAGAAGAGAGAAATGCTGCTCAACCGGGGGATAAATTAAAGAAAGATTGTTTCCTCATTTCCGGTGCCAAAGTACtggaaggtgtaggagaaTATGTCGTCATTTCAGTCGGTACCAATTCTTTCAACGGTCGAATCATGATGT CTATGAGAGGCGATTCCGAGAACACGCCGCTTCaactcaagctcaacaaacTTGCCGAATTGATTGCCAAACTTGGTTCTGCTGCTGGTCTCTTACTCTTCACTGCTCTCATGATCCGATTCTTCGTTCAACTCAAGACCAACCCCGATAGATCTGCCAATGACAAAGCgcaatcattcattcagatcctcatcattgcGGTCACCTTGATCGTTGTGGCTGTTCCTGAAGGTTTACCGCTTGCTGTGACCCTCGCACTTGCTTTTGCCACCAAGAGAATGACCAAGCAGAATCTTTTGGTTAGAGTGTTGGGCTCTTGTGAGACCATGGCCAATGCTACTGTTGTCTGTACGGATAAGACTG GTACTCTCACTCAAAACGAAATGACTGTTGTTGCTGGATCTCTTGGTGTTCACGGTAAATTCGTCAAGAACCTCTCCGATAACGCTTCGAGATCCAACGCGAATGATGTGGAGGGTGAGCAAGTACGGGAAGATTTCGCTTTCGAAATGGACGAGATCAACAATGTTGCTTCTTCCGAACTCACTAGCCTACTCAATGAAGCCATCTGTATCAATTCTACTGCTTTCGAAGAtaaagacgaagatggaaatcTCAGCTTTGTAGGAAGTAAGACCGAAACCGCTTTGTTGAAATTtgccaaatcatctggatGGGCTGATTGGAGGAAAACCAGAGAGGCTTATCAGGTGATTCAAATGATCCCCTTCAGCTCGGAACTAAAAGCTATGGGAGTAGTGGTCAAGATTGGAGATAGGTATAGACTGTATATCAAAGGTGCTAGTGAAGTCTTAACCAAGAAATGTGTCAAACACGTTGTGGTATCGCAAGATCAGTCGACGGATAATGGACTACAAACTGTCGAATTCAATGAGGAAATCATGAACAACATCATGAAgactatcatcttctacgCCAACCAGAGTCTGAGAACTATTGCTCTTTGTTATAAAGATTTCGAATCATGGCCACCCAAGGGCACTACCCAAGTGAACGCTACAGACGAGGTACCCTACGAATTCATCGCCAGAGACATGACATTGATCGCTGTGACCGGTATTGAAGATCCCCTTAGACCCGGTGTGAGAGAAGCGGTGGAAAAATGTCAAAGAGCTGGTGTAGCTGTCAAAATGTGTACGGGTGATAATGTACTCACTGCAAGATCTATCGCCAATCAGTGTGGGATCTTCACTTCTGGGGGTGTGATCATGGAAGGTCCATTGTTCAGAAAG CTGTCCGATGCTGAAAGACTTGAGATTGTACCTCGACTTCAAATCCTCGCTCGATCTTCTCCCGAAGACAAGAGACTTCTCGTACACACCCTCAAAGGTATGGGAGAAGTAGTCGGTGTCACTGGTGACGGTACGAATGATGGTCCTGCTCTCAAACTTGCTAATGTCGGTTTTGCAATGGGTATCGC TGGTACGGAAGTTGCCAAGGAGGCTTcggatatcatcttgatggatgacTCGTTCAAGAATATTGTACTTGCCATTATGTGGGGTCGATGTGTGAATGATTCAGTCAAGAAATTCTTACAGTTCCAAATCTC CGTCAACATCACTGCTGTCGTCATCACTTTCGTCTCGGCCGTTGCATCAAGTGAAGAACAATCTGTACTCACCGCTGTCCAACTTCTCTGGGTCAACTTGATTATGGATACCTTTGCCGCTCTCGCACTTGCTACCGATCCCGCTACGGAAACATCACTCGATAGAAAACCAGATAGAAAGAACGCCCCTTTGATTACCGTCGAAAtgttcaagatgatatgtGTCCAAGCGCTTTATCAGATCATCGTCTGTTTGATCCTGCATTTCCTCGGTTTAAGGATTCTCGGTTTACCTCATACGGATCAAAACAACACTGAATTAGGAGCTTTGGTATTCAACTGTTTCGTATTCTGTCAAATAT TCAATCAACTTAATTGTAGACGATTAGATAGGAAACTGAATGTTCTAGAAGGTTTCTTCAGAAATTACTACTTCATCGTTATTTTCCTCATCA TGGTCGGCGGACAGATCTTGATTATTGAAGTCGGTGGAGCCGCCTTCCAAGTAACTCGACTTGGCGGACGAGACTGGGCAatctcattgatcatcggaGCCATCTCCCTTCCTATTGGTGCTGTCGTCCGATTGTTACCCACTGGACCATTCGAGAAAATGCTCATCAAATTGAGAATCTACAACGATCCAAACAAGTTACCGGTCGTCGCTCCTGAAGTCGAGGATGAGAAATACGAATACAACCCGGCtatcaacaaggtcaaggataACTTGTCGACCTACGCTAATATTAGAGGAGGTCGATTGAGAGCTAGTTCAATTGTAGCTAAGAGTAGATCAGCACAGATGAAAGAGGCCGATATTCAATT ACCCTCGTTATTGACTATGGTCCCAACTCTGATCGCTGGTACAGTTGG TGCCGGTGCACACTGGGTTCATCAAACTGGTTCAGCATCCCTCTCCAACCCTGCTGGAGCCGATCCATCTAGGTCGACCGCTGAATTATTCCAGGGTAAAGTCCAATTACATCCGCAGACCGATAGAAACGATCCTCTCTATACCAAATTCGGTATAACGCCACCCTCACCTGTTGAAGCTGCTTCCATCGCTGCTTCGGCACCTTCTACGATGGGCAGGAGTCGCGGTAGATCCCAGCAGAGGGActtggagaaaggtggtcaTGGTCAGAACGATCAAGAGGTATTGAGGGAATAG